A portion of the Salvelinus alpinus chromosome 33, SLU_Salpinus.1, whole genome shotgun sequence genome contains these proteins:
- the LOC139563274 gene encoding protein MTSS 2-like isoform X7 — protein sequence METVEKECGALGGLFQAIVNDMKCSYPVWEDFSAKATKLHSQLRTTVLAAVAFLDAFQKVADMATNTRGATRDIGSALTRMCMRHRSIEAKLRHFTNALMESLITPLQDRIEDWKKTANQLDKDHAKEYKRSRHEIKKKSSDTMKLQKKARKGRGDLQPQLDSAMHDVNDMYLLMEETEKQAVRRALVEERGRFCTFIGFLQPVVNGEIAMLGEITHLQAIIDDLTVLTTDPHKLPPASEQVIKDLKGSDYSWSYQTPPSSPSSSGSRKSSMCSLAQPPPGNAHRLSSVSSHDSGFISQDANVYSKPPSPMPSDITSQKSSSSASSEASETCQSVSECSSPTTDWSKAGSYEQPLAATLQRRKEPLDRLRESEASPGSQGYAGAHPDDVQRPRMTPATIAAKHGEEVSPAASDLAMVLTRGLSMEQQKSNRDSLQYSSGYSTQTTTPSCSEDTIPSQGSDYDCYSVNGDAEGEASTDFDKSSTIPRHSNIAQNYRRMIQTKRPASTAGLPSGAQGGVLGGGGGIGTPGTATIRRTPSTKPGVRRTLSNAGPIPIRPPIVPVKTPTVPDAPGGYPGPPVRVGSEECVFYVADDSSPNTLEYVKASPKRLSLPNTAWGSGGAMEMSVYVQQAAQHGSEEDQMIAANRHSLVEKIGELVASAHALGEGQFPFPNLPDDPPPGLDPQHDPQAPGSGTDVLVSIRRGVRLRKTVSNDRSAPRIL from the exons GCGCCACCAGAGACATTGGATCAGCTCTTACCAGGATGTGCATGCGGCATCGCAGCATCGAGGCCAAACTGCGCCATTTCACCAA TGCCCTGATGGAGAGCTTGATCACTCCTCTCCAGGACAGGATTGAGGATTGGAAGAAGACAGCCAACCAGCTGGACAAGGACCATGCCAAAG agtaCAAGAGATCTCGTCATGAGATCAAGAAGAAGTCCTCAGACACCATGAAACTGCAGAAGAAGGCCCGGAAAG GCCGAGGGGACCTTCAGCCCCAGCTGGATAGTGCCATGCATGATGTGAATGACATGTACCTGCTgatggaggagacagagaagcAGGCGGTGCGCCGAGCtctggtggaggagaggggacgcTTCTGCACCTTCATCGGCTTCCTGCAGCCTGTTGTG AATGGAGAGATTGCCATGCTGGGAGAGATCACTCACCTCCAGGCCATTATTGATGACCTCACTGTGCTGACCACGGATCCTCACAAACTGCCCCCCGCCAGCGAGCAG GTGATTAAAGACCTGAAGGGTTCAGACTACAGCTGGTCCTACcagacccctccctcctcccccagcAGTTCTGGCTCCAGGAAGAGCAGCATGTGCAG CCTGGCCCAGCCGCCACCAGGGAACGCTCACCGCCTCAGCAGCGTCTCCTCCCACGACTCAGGCTTCATATCACAGGACGCCAACGTCTACTCCAAGCCTCCCTCGCCCATGCCCTCTGACATCACCAGCCAG AAGTCATCAAGTTCCGCATCCTCAGAGGCATCCGAGAcctgccagtcagtcagtgagtgcaGCTCTCCCACAACG GATTGGTCCAAGGCAGGTTCTTATGAGCAGCCGTTGGCTGCCACGCTTCAGCGGCGGAAGGAGCCCCTGGATAGGCTGAGGGAGAGCGAGGCATCCCCGGGCTCCCAGGGATATGCTGGTGCTCACCCAGACGATGTCCAGAGGCCCCGAATGACCCCCGCCACCATCGCTGCCAAG CACGGCGAAGAGGTGTCTCCAGCAGCCAGTGACCTGGCCATGGTCCTGACCCGGGGTCTCAGTATGGAGCAGCAGAAGAGCAACAGGGACTCCCTGCAGTACTCTAGTGGCTACAGCACCCAGACCACCACGCCCTCCTGCTCCGAGGACACTATCCCCTCTCAGG ggtCGGATTATGACTGCTACTCTGTGAATGGAGATGCCGAAGGTGAGGCGTCAACTGACTTTGACAAGTCCTCCACCATCCCCCGCCACAGCAACATCGCCCAGAACTACCGCCGTATGATCCAGACCAAGAGGCCGGCCAGCACCGCTGGTCTGCCCAGTGGAGCCCAGGGCGGAGTGCTTGGAGGGGGAGGGGGCATTGGGACCCCTGGGACTGCCACCATCCGCCGAACCCCATCCACCAAGCCGGGTGTGAGGCGCACCCTGTCCAACGCGGGCCCCATCCCCATCCGCCCCCCCATAGTGCCAGTGAAGACACCCACGGTGCCTGATGCTCCTGGGGGGTACCCCGGGCCTCCGGTACGTGTGGGCAGTGAGGAGTGCGTGTTCTACGTGGCGGATGACTCCTCCCCCAACACGTTGGAGTATGTGAAGGCCTCTCCCAAACGTCTGAGCCTGCCCAACACAGCGTGGGGGTCTGGGGGAGCGATGGAGATGAGTGTGTATGTCCAGCAGGCTGCCCAGCACGGCTCTGAGGAGGACCAGATGATAGCCGCTAACCGCCACAGCCTGGTGGAGAAGATAGGAGAGCTGGTGGCCAGTGCCCATGCCCTTGGGGAGGGACAGTTCCCCTTCCCCAACCTTCCTGATGACCCCCCACCTGGCCTGGACCCCCAGCACGACCCCCAGGCCCCCGGGTCAGGCACAGACGTGCTGGTGTCCATCCGCAGGGGTGTGCGGCTCCGCAAGACCGTCTCCAACGACAGGTCAGCGCCCAGGATTTTGTGA
- the LOC139563274 gene encoding protein MTSS 2-like isoform X6, which produces METVEKECGALGGLFQAIVNDMKCSYPVWEDFSAKATKLHSQLRTTVLAAVAFLDAFQKVADMATNTRGATRDIGSALTRMCMRHRSIEAKLRHFTNALMESLITPLQDRIEDWKKTANQLDKDHAKEYKRSRHEIKKKSSDTMKLQKKARKGRGDLQPQLDSAMHDVNDMYLLMEETEKQAVRRALVEERGRFCTFIGFLQPVVNGEIAMLGEITHLQAIIDDLTVLTTDPHKLPPASEQVIKDLKGSDYSWSYQTPPSSPSSSGSRKSSMCSSVNSAHSSASRSSGGSQTHSPSSSYRYRSLAQPPPGNAHRLSSVSSHDSGFISQDANVYSKPPSPMPSDITSQKSSSSASSEASETCQSVSECSSPTTDWSKAGSYEQPLAATLQRRKEPLDRLRESEASPGSQGYAGAHPDDVQRPRMTPATIAAKHGEEVSPAASDLAMVLTRGLSMEQQKSNRDSLQYSSGYSTQTTTPSCSEDTIPSQGSDYDCYSVNGDAEGEASTDFDKSSTIPRHSNIAQNYRRMIQTKRPASTAGLPSGAQGGVLGGGGGIGTPGTATIRRTPSTKPGVRRTLSNAGPIPIRPPIVPVKTPTVPDAPGGYPGPPVRVGSEECVFYVADDSSPNTLEYVKASPKRLSLPNTAWGSGGAMEMSVYVQQAAQHGSEEDQMIAANRHSLVEKIGELVASAHALGEGQFPFPNLPDDPPPGLDPQHDPQAPGSGTDVLVSIRRGVRLRKTVSNDRSAPRIL; this is translated from the exons GCGCCACCAGAGACATTGGATCAGCTCTTACCAGGATGTGCATGCGGCATCGCAGCATCGAGGCCAAACTGCGCCATTTCACCAA TGCCCTGATGGAGAGCTTGATCACTCCTCTCCAGGACAGGATTGAGGATTGGAAGAAGACAGCCAACCAGCTGGACAAGGACCATGCCAAAG agtaCAAGAGATCTCGTCATGAGATCAAGAAGAAGTCCTCAGACACCATGAAACTGCAGAAGAAGGCCCGGAAAG GCCGAGGGGACCTTCAGCCCCAGCTGGATAGTGCCATGCATGATGTGAATGACATGTACCTGCTgatggaggagacagagaagcAGGCGGTGCGCCGAGCtctggtggaggagaggggacgcTTCTGCACCTTCATCGGCTTCCTGCAGCCTGTTGTG AATGGAGAGATTGCCATGCTGGGAGAGATCACTCACCTCCAGGCCATTATTGATGACCTCACTGTGCTGACCACGGATCCTCACAAACTGCCCCCCGCCAGCGAGCAG GTGATTAAAGACCTGAAGGGTTCAGACTACAGCTGGTCCTACcagacccctccctcctcccccagcAGTTCTGGCTCCAGGAAGAGCAGCATGTGCAG CAGTGTGAACAGTGCCCACAGTAGTGCCTCCCGCTCCTCCGGAGGCTCTCAGACTCACTCACCCAGTTCGTCCTATCGCTACCGCAGCCTGGCCCAGCCGCCACCAGGGAACGCTCACCGCCTCAGCAGCGTCTCCTCCCACGACTCAGGCTTCATATCACAGGACGCCAACGTCTACTCCAAGCCTCCCTCGCCCATGCCCTCTGACATCACCAGCCAG AAGTCATCAAGTTCCGCATCCTCAGAGGCATCCGAGAcctgccagtcagtcagtgagtgcaGCTCTCCCACAACG GATTGGTCCAAGGCAGGTTCTTATGAGCAGCCGTTGGCTGCCACGCTTCAGCGGCGGAAGGAGCCCCTGGATAGGCTGAGGGAGAGCGAGGCATCCCCGGGCTCCCAGGGATATGCTGGTGCTCACCCAGACGATGTCCAGAGGCCCCGAATGACCCCCGCCACCATCGCTGCCAAG CACGGCGAAGAGGTGTCTCCAGCAGCCAGTGACCTGGCCATGGTCCTGACCCGGGGTCTCAGTATGGAGCAGCAGAAGAGCAACAGGGACTCCCTGCAGTACTCTAGTGGCTACAGCACCCAGACCACCACGCCCTCCTGCTCCGAGGACACTATCCCCTCTCAGG ggtCGGATTATGACTGCTACTCTGTGAATGGAGATGCCGAAGGTGAGGCGTCAACTGACTTTGACAAGTCCTCCACCATCCCCCGCCACAGCAACATCGCCCAGAACTACCGCCGTATGATCCAGACCAAGAGGCCGGCCAGCACCGCTGGTCTGCCCAGTGGAGCCCAGGGCGGAGTGCTTGGAGGGGGAGGGGGCATTGGGACCCCTGGGACTGCCACCATCCGCCGAACCCCATCCACCAAGCCGGGTGTGAGGCGCACCCTGTCCAACGCGGGCCCCATCCCCATCCGCCCCCCCATAGTGCCAGTGAAGACACCCACGGTGCCTGATGCTCCTGGGGGGTACCCCGGGCCTCCGGTACGTGTGGGCAGTGAGGAGTGCGTGTTCTACGTGGCGGATGACTCCTCCCCCAACACGTTGGAGTATGTGAAGGCCTCTCCCAAACGTCTGAGCCTGCCCAACACAGCGTGGGGGTCTGGGGGAGCGATGGAGATGAGTGTGTATGTCCAGCAGGCTGCCCAGCACGGCTCTGAGGAGGACCAGATGATAGCCGCTAACCGCCACAGCCTGGTGGAGAAGATAGGAGAGCTGGTGGCCAGTGCCCATGCCCTTGGGGAGGGACAGTTCCCCTTCCCCAACCTTCCTGATGACCCCCCACCTGGCCTGGACCCCCAGCACGACCCCCAGGCCCCCGGGTCAGGCACAGACGTGCTGGTGTCCATCCGCAGGGGTGTGCGGCTCCGCAAGACCGTCTCCAACGACAGGTCAGCGCCCAGGATTTTGTGA